CTCTTTTTTTCATGAATAATTAGATGGTTATGGGTAGAATATTAATTTTCTAATTCGAAGATCTGGCTTTTTTTAATGCCTAGGATTTTAACTAATCGATCCAGTTTTGATAATTTAAGATCGATCATTCCATTTTCAATTTTCTCATATGTTTTTACGCTCATTTCCATCTGAATCGCTACATATTCTGGAGTATGATTATTCTGTAACCGATACTCTTTAATTCTTAAGTGGTAATTTTCCATGACCTTATTTTTTTATTACTATTTTAAACTTTCTAAGTTTCTTTTATAATATTCAACAAATTACGGGAAGAGATTTTATCTAGTTTCACTAAAGAAAATTGAAACATCGAATTTAAATATGAACTCAATTGAGACCTCTAAAACCTTTGAAATTTCAATTAATTTAGACACAGTTAAATCAACATCGCCTCTCTCAATTTTACCATAACCGCTGGTACTCATTTTTAATTCAGCAGCCACATATTCTCTAGTAAAATTTTTTAATTCTCTTATCTTTCTAATATTTTCGTATACACTATATTTCATAAAAAATAAAAAATATAAACAATTCGTATTTTGGAGTTAACGTCACAACTTTTAATAAAATTATATGTAAGGCAATAATTTGTTTTTTTAAAATTATTTTACATAAAAATCACCTTATCTTAGCAACCATTCAATTATTAACAAGGTTTAAAGCTAAATGACGATTTTTCTTTATCATTCATTTTAAATTTTGATCAAAAATATATAATGTTTCGAGTTTATAATAATAAATCTGTTCAACGGATTTTAAAATCCGATAAAATACAACATGTGCCATTTTAAGGCTGTCAGATCACTCCAGTATTGTCTCAAAATCCTCATGTTGTAAGATAATAATCACGTGTTTATACGGTCTAAGGCCATAATTTAAAGCAGTTGAAGATCAAAAAGTGAAAAATTGAAGTAATCCAAAATTATATTTAAAAAACACTTTATCAATTTGTAAGATTTTTCAATTTACTATAACTGTTTAATCAAAAAAAAGACTGCTATTAAAATAATAGCAGTCTTTTTTTGATTGTGAAAATTTTATAAAAAATATTCTAAGTATATTTTCTTTGTGTTTATTTTTTATTGTGTTACCAAAAGTTGAGGATAAGGAGTAGGTGCTTCATTAATTATTACTGTCGAAACTCCTTCTTTTACATTTACGAGCAATTTGTTAATTGTTGGATTTGACAATAACGAACTATTACTATATACAGCCGATTCTTTTCCAAATCCTTTATTAGCCGGAACATTAGCTAAAACATCACCAGTAATTACAGAATTAATAATATGATTGTTTAAGGACGTATACAACATTGGTGAAAACATTGGCGAACTATCCAAGAATCTGCATCCTTCAATATTAGTGTAAGATGATACTATTGTCGAACCAGTATTCTTATTATTATATACATTTACATTGTACATAGAAATTGAGTTACTCGTTAATACATTTACACCGTTAAAATTAGTGAAATCAGAATTTGCAATTATCGGGTAATTCTGTCCCGCTAAAGTAAGAGCTGTTTTACCGCCATCAAACTTACAATCTACCCAGGCATCCAAATTATCAGCTCTTGTAGCCAGCATAGAAATCGCTGTTCCACAATTTATATACTGATTTTTATAAAACATTGTTTTGTCTACGTAAGCAGAGTTATTCTCGCCGCTATTTCCAGCAGTCGGATCTTGGAAAAAGCCAATATTACAATTTACAAAGCCAAGGTTTTCTAGAAAATTATTATCAAAACCTCCCGTCTTTTTTAGATGAATCCCATAATTCTGATCCCTAAAAACAACAAATTTCATGTTTTGATAGGCAATATTTTGTGCTCCATAATCTGTTGAAGCATATACTCCGACACTTCCACCCTGTAAGGTTAGATTGGCTAGCGTAAAATTACCGTCTTTACCTCCAACAAGAGATATTAAAGGAAAATCATCCGTTAAACCAACGATTGCGGTTTTACCAGTTCCTTTTCCAAAAATACCATGAGCATTGTCAAGAGGAATTTTTAAAGTAGATTTTATATAATAAATTCCTTCTGGCAAATCTGCAATTCCTTTAGAATCAATTAATCCTTGAATATAACTGGTTTGATCAGCTTTACCCGCTCTTTCTGTTTTCCAATTTGCTCCAAGCGGATCTGGCAATGTTTCCCAATTTGGTCGCGCCCAAGGTGTATATTGAGTCCCGCGAATCGTTGTTGAAAGATTTTTTACAGTTGTTGCATTTGTCATTGCTGTAGTCTGCTCAACTCCGTTATATTTTATCGCATTACTAAACTCTAAATTGGCCAAAAGATCATAACCTGTAACTGTTCCTGCTTTTCTAATATACGGACCAATACCGTTTACCAGAAACATATTGGTTCTTAATGATAATACATCAGTTGGGTAATTGTTATATTTATTTAAGAAGAAAACATTTGCTGCATCGATATCATATGATGGAGTCTTAAAAGGAGAACCTCCATTTCCGCCTCCAAAATCTGTTATTTTCAAATTGCCCATATTTTTTGCAAAAAACATGGCTTTTGTGCCTTCGCCAGTAAAATTCCAGCTTTCTGCATCTATCCCTACAAAAGTAGAGGATTGCAAATTATCAAGATCAGAAGTATCTCCATGAGGTGTTAAGAAATTGGTATGCAGATGCACATTTCCATAACTAGGAGTTGCACTGTTTCCTTTCATCACAAGAACATTAGATACTGTTCCCGATTGATGCTTAATTATCTTATTATTTCTAAAGTATCCAGACTGGCTGCAATCTATTTGTATATGTCCGCCATAATTTATAAACGAACAATTTTCTACCATAACATTTGTACCTTTTAAGATTGCCCATTTAATAGACTTGAAAGTACAATTTGAAATTACTCCGCCAGATTGAAATGTTACAAACTTATCTGCTGGCAATAAATCTTCCAAGCGAACATTTGTACTTCCTGCTGCTATTGTAATATTTGAAACCTTTGTCAGCGTTGGATGGCCGTATAATCGCTGATTGCTTTTCATTACGATATCAACACCAGTATAATCGCCCTTTTCCAATCTTACAGCACCATATTTATCCAAAGCTGCCTGGAGAGTTGCTTTTTGTGTAATTGGGAGCAAATAGGCATTAAAATAATCAATCTCTTCTTGCTGATTATTCACGCCAGGCGTTACCGGAGGAGTAGTTTTAACCGGAGCCTCATCAATCGCATAATGATAGTTTTGTGAAAAAACCGCGCTTGAAAAAAGTAAAAAATAAATTAAATGCTTCATTGTCCTGATATAATATAGGAATTTGTGCCTGTTTTTCTAAGAAATCCAAATCTCACATTTCCTGAGGTACTGGTAAACTTTCCGCTTCCACCAGCAGTATAATTTAATGTAACCCCCGAAGCTGCTTGAACTGTTAGCACAGCACCGTTATGGGCTTCCAAATTGATTGTCTCTCCTATTGCCATACTTCCAAAATCTGAAGTCAATGTCAAAGTAGATGTTGTTGTGCACTCTATTGTATTATTCACATCGCCAGCAGCAATATTTCTAGTAGCAGTAAATGAAATAACTGCAGATCTAAATGGAGTACTTGATGTTCCTCCTGCAGTTTTTGCGTATAATGCATATGGAACACTCAAAAGCTGTGTTACTCCTGTAATATTATAGTTGGTCCCTCCTTTTACATCGACTTGGGTTTCGATATAATAAGGGCCTTTGTCCCAAGCAATTTTACTGAAATCACCTGTTACAACTGTTCCTGTTCCAATTTCAAGAGAGACCAAACCATTCGTATTTGTATTTACAGCATGTGTTTCCTGATAAACATTAGTTCCTGCCGCTGTACCTTGATGTACAATAATTTTAAGACTAACTCTTGAATTCACAACTAAACTATTATCCTGTGCCCGAATAATAGCTTGGTAACTCATTTTTTCAGGTGATTGTGCAAATACCTTAAACGTAACAGTCACAAATAATAATAAAAGGGTATGTGCAAGTTTCATTGGATCTCTATTTTTTTAATTTTTAATTATTTTAAATGTTTTCAAAATTTGACTGTCATTATAGACAACCAATAAGTAAACTGATGGACTAAGATAACTGAAGCTTACTTGCGCTTCTGTCTCATTAATCACATTTTGCTTCAAAAGCCTGCCTTGTATGTCGTAGAGTCTGTAATACTTTTGTCCTTCTAACTCTAGGCCATTCATCGTTATGTTTACAAAATCTATTGTTGGATTTGGGAAAGCAAATATTTCTGCAGTAGGTTTTTCGATATCTGGGGTGTCTAACGATGTGCCTTTTTCTTGATGCTGAATACCTTGAGCTACATTGTAAACAGATTCTACTCCTATATAAGTATAAAAAACTTGTCCAATTGAATAAGTTACCGTTCCAGAGCTACCAGTTGCACTATTTCCAGATGCAATTATGGTTTCCATTATATCGTTAGAATTTGAGGGCGAACTTTGGCTAATTCCTACAAAAGGAATCAATAACATAGTTACTATCAGTAGGTTGATATTTCTTAATTTCAGATACTTCACAGTTCGTATTATTCACATTAATTTTAATACTGCAAAAATATTTAATTTCAAAAAATAATCGATAAAAATTATGTTAATCCCGATTAACTACCTAAAATGTAGTATTTTAATGACTATTTACTTACATTGAAAATGTTAAAATTTCCTTTTAATTTTTTAACTGGTTACAAAAAAGGTTTTTTATACAAATCGTTTAGAGAGTAAAAATGAAATATTTTTGGTTTAAATCTTAATAAGTTAGTATTACTAAAATTAACGTTGCTTTATTCCATAAATTACATCAATACCTTCTTTTTATATAATCTTCAATGCACCTCTTTATAAGATAGCTATTTGACAATTATTAAGGGCAATAATAATCATTTTTCTATTTCTAATGATAAAAATATATCTTACTATAAATCAAAGACATAGAAAGTAGCAAAATTAAACAAATATTTTACAAACCCAATTATTAAAATATTTTTTTGAAAAAAAACTGAATTTGCTACAACAAGATTTTACGCTAAAAACTAAAATAAATACAAAATTAGAGGTTGGATTGTAAAAATTCTCTTCAAAACTTTTGCCCAAATTTTTAATAAAATTAGTCTTGCACAATTTAAAATATGCCATTCATCGAGAATAATCGCTTTATATAGAAAATGCAAGATTTACTGAAAAAAAATTCCTTTTTTTGATCATCTTATTGAAGAATAAGCGATAAATACCATTTTTATACAGAGCCAAAATAAAAGCCAGAATCAATTAAAATTCTTACATCCATTTATTGACAAAGCTGCTAATTGTAAATAAAACTACAATTACATATCGCTAAAAAGCTAAATATCAAAATTTTAAACAAAATTTCAATTTTAGCCCAACGCTGATTTTATCACATTATTTTGCTCAACTTTAATTTTAAGACCATTAAAATGAAAAGACCTAACAAAAATAGTTTAGAGAACGAGGTAAATTGGAAAAAAATGAATTATCCTCAGAATGCATTACATGAGCTTATTATAGAACAAGCTATGATAACTCCCAATGCGATAGCACTTGAATTTGAAAATCAAAAGTTTACTTATAAAGACTTATCACAGACCGTAAATCAAATGGCTAACTATTTTTTAGGCCAAGGTTTATGCCCTGGACAAATTGTCGCAGTATCTATGGAGCGTAATCCTAATTTAATCGCTTCTCTTTTAGCTATTTTACAATGTGGAGCAGCATACTTACCGTTAGATCCAAAATTCCCAACTGAACGTTTAGAATTTATGCTTAAAGATTCGGAAGCAAGTTTTCTTCTCACAACAAAACTTCTTTCAGAGTCATTACCTGCAGGTTTTAAAAATATAGTAATAGAAGATGTACTGTCTTCACTTGATCAATATCCAGATACACCTTTATCTATTAAGGTAGATAACAAATCAGTAGCATACATGATGTATACTTCTGGATCAACAGGAAAACCTAAAGGCGTAACGGTTACTCATAAAAACCTAGTTAATTTTCTGTACAGCATGGCCATTGAGCCTGGTATCAATGCCAATGACAAGCTATTGTCCATTACCACGATTTCTTTTGACATTGCTGGTTTAGAATTGTTTTTACCTTTAATAACAGGCGCTTCGGTAGTTTTTGCTGATTATGAAACTACTCGTGACGGACAGCTTTTATTAAATCTTTTACAAAAAAAACAAATCACAATAGTACAGGCCACTCCTACTACATGGCAGATGCTCCTTGATTCTGGATGGGAAAATCCATTAGCTTTAAAAGCACTTTGCGGAGGTGAAGCCATGCCTTTAAATCTTGCCCGTCAGCTAATATCAAGATGTGAATCCTTATGGAACATGTATGGTCCAACCGAAACCACAATTTGGTCTGCCGTTAAAAATATTAAAGCTGATGATGAATTAATTACAATTGGACTTCCTATAGCTAATACTCAAATTTATTTATTAGATGAAAAAGGGCAGATTACCGAATCGGGAGAAATTGGAGAGATTGTTATTGGCGGGGACGGAGTCGCAGAAGGTTATTGGAAAAGACCAGAACTTACCGTCGAAAAATTCATTCCAGATTCATTCTCAGAAATACCAAATTCTATTCTTTATCGAACAGGAGATTTAGGAAAACTGCTACCAAATGGAGATTTCCAATGTCTAGGACGTATCGATCATCAGGTAAAAATTAGAGGCCACCGTATTGAATTAGGTGAAATCGAAACTGCTTTAAATACGCTTTCAGGTATAAAACAATCGGCAGTTATAGTAAGTAAATATCTTGGTAATGAAGACAAACTTGTTGCTTATCTAAAATCTAGTGATCAATTACAGGATGACAAACAAATTCACGAAGCACTTTCTAAAACATTACCAGAAATATTACTACCTTCAAAATATATTTGGGTTGATGAATTTCCTATAACTCCAAACGGAAAAATAGATAAAAAGAATTTACCTGTTCCGGAAAATAGCAGACCAGATTCTGCCCCACTCTTTAAAAAGCCAACTACACAACTAGAAAAAGATATCGTAAAAATATGGAGTGAAGAACTAAAGATATCAAGCATTGGTATAGATGATAATTTCTTTGATTTGGGAGGAAGCTCAATACTTGCACAAAAAGTAACGACACTAATGAGACAGCAATTATCAAAAGAATTGCCCGTTTCTAAAATTTACATTCACCCAACAATTAGGGAATTGGCTCTTACTCTAGAAAAAAACGATAGTGAGAATAACACTAAAGAGGATGCCTTTAAATTTAAAAACAATAATGAAAAAGCAAACTCCTCAGACATTGCTATTATTGGCATGGCAGGAAGATTTCCTGGTTCTGATACTATAGATGAATTATGGGAAAATCTTAGAGATGGAAAAGAAACAATTTCTTTATTTTCCAAAGAAGAGCTGGACAGCAGCCTGCCAGAAAGTCTTCGCAATGATCCATTATATATTGGTGCAAGAGGAATCCTGTCTTCTGCTAAAACATTTGACGCAGCATTCTTTGGATTAAATCCTCAGCTTGCGGCTGCCATGGATCCTCAAATAAGGATATTTTTAGAGATTTCTTACGAAGCATTAGAACAAGCCGGCCATCTTCCTAAATTTTATAAAGGAAGTATCGGAGTATATTCTGGATGTGAAATCAATTCTTATTATGAAAACAATATTTTTAATAATACTGAATTAAAAAGTTCAATCGGCGATTTGCAAATCTATACAGTAAACGGAAAAGATTTTATTGCACCTCGCACTTCTTATCATTTAAACCTAAAAGGCCCTTCTGTTAGTGTTCATTCTGCCTGTTCTACTTCATTATTGGCTGTTGCCGAAGCGGTAAAAGCAATACGAACTGGAATGTGCGATATAGCTCTTGCTGGCGGATCTAGTGTGACAGCACCAATTAATAGCGGTCACTTATATGATGACGGATTTATAAAAAGTCCAGATGGATCTACCAGATCTTTTGATGCTGAAGGAAAAGGAACTGTTTTTAGTGACGGAGCTGGAGTAGTTTTATTAAAAAGATTAGAAGAAGCTGAAAAAGATGGAGATATTGTATACGGAGTAATAAAAGGAGTTGGAGTAAATAATGACGGAGGCGACAAAGGCAGTTTTATGGCTCCAAGCCCAAAAGGACAAGCAGGTGCCATAATTAATGCTTTTAACGACGCACAAATATCACCTTCCACCATTAGTTATATGGAAGCACATGGAACTGCAACTCCAATAGGTGATCCTATAGAAATTGAAGGGCTTAAAATAGCATATGGTAAGCAAGAAAAAAATAATTATTGTGCCTTAGGAACTATCAAAAGTAATATGGGGCACACCACAGCGGCGGCTGGTGTAGCTGGATTAATGAAAATATTATTGGCAATGCGTTACAAAAAAATACCGCCAATGGTTAATTTCACTAAACCAAACCCCAACATAGACTTTGAAAACAGTCCTTTTTATATCAACAACAAACTAATTGATTGGAACGCAGATGGTATACGAAGAGCTGGAGTAAGTTCATTTGGCATTGGAAGCACCAATGTTCATGCTATTGTTGAGGAATATATTGCTAAACCTTTGCCATCATCTACTGGAAGACCTCTAGAAATATTAATGTGGTCTGCAAAAAATCAAAATAGTTTATTAGGTTATGAAAATGCTTTAGGACATTTTATTGATAAATCAAGAAGTACTCCTCTGGCAGATATTGCATATTCGTTAAATATGACTCGAGACGATTTTAATCACCGTAGTTTTTTAATTTCAAATTCGACAGATGATGCCGCTGAAAAATTACTTTGCCTAAAATCAAAAAATACCAAATCCTCAGTCTTAAAAAATGCTCCATCTGAAATTGGATTTCTTTTTCCTGGACAAGGGTCACAATATGTACAAATGGGCAAAACACTTTACAATAATGAAAAAGTGTATCGTGAAGCTGTAGATAAATGTGCTGAATTATTAATGGACGAATTAAAGCTGGATATTCGAGATGTTATCTATCCAAAAGACAATTGTCCTGAAGCAGAAGAACAATTAAAAAACACCAGATTAACACAGCCTTCTTTATTTGTAACAGAATATGCATTGTCTCAATTATGGATGAGCTGGGGGATAAAACCAACTTTTCTATGCGGTCATAGCATTGGAGAGTTTGCAGCCGCACACTTAGCTGGAATTTTCAGCTTAAAAGATGCTCTGCACATTGTTACAATGAGAGGAAAATTAATTAGTGAACTCCCAGGAGGATCAATGCTCATAGTTCGTGTGCCAGTAGATCAGTTAAACGAACTAATTCCTGAAACACTTTCGATTGCGGCAATAAATTCAACTCAATTCTGTGTGGTCTCTGGAAGAAAAGAAGATATCACAGCTTTTAATCAAGAGCTAGATGTAAAAGAAATTCCAAACAAATTATTAAATACAAGTCATGCTTTCCATTCTTTTATGATGGAGCCTATTTTAGATGATTTCAAAAAGGAATTAGAAAAAATAAAACTCAATATTCCTAGGCTGCCTATTATTTCAACTGCCTCAGGAACTTGGCTTACTGACAATGAAGCGACAAATCCAGATTACTGGGTCAACCATCTAAAAAATACAGTACGATTTGCAGATGCAATGAATACTGCTTTTGAACTGGATGATTTTATATTATTAGAAGTTGGTCCTGGCCAAACATTGACAACATTAGCACGTCAGCAGGCGGCTGGAAAAATTATACCAGCATTTCCAAGTTTAAATTTTCCAAAAGATGAGAACGATAATGAGTATTCTACTTTATTAAATGCTTTAGGTGATTTATGGGCAAGAGGACTAAATCCTGATTGGAAAGCTTTTTACAGCGAACAGCAAAGACAAAAAATAGAATTACCAAGTTATGTTTTTGATCGCAAACATTGCTGGATTGAACCTTTAGATGTTATTCAGACAATAGCAGTTCAAAAACAGGCATTTACTGAAACATCAACCATTGAAGTTCAAACAAATGCTAATGAAACTAAAACAAGTGATTCTAGAAAAGATACTGTACTTCTTAAAATTGCCGATATTATAAAAAATGCATCGGGCATAATTTATGAAACTGATGCCATAGATAACACATTTTTGGAATTAGGCCTAGATTCATTATCACTTACACAGTTATCTGGAAAACTAAAAAAAGAGTTCGATTTACCAATCACTTTTAGACAACTTAATGAAGCATATTCTACACCATCACTTTTAGCAGATTATATTGAATTAAATCTTCCTGAAGAACAGTTAGTTGAAGAAGTCATTGAAAGTAAAACAGTTGCTGTACAAACTAATGCATCAATCACTTCTAAAGGCACTATTCAATTATCAGCCAATCAAAATCAGGCTTCGTTAGAACAGATCGTTCATCAAATTCATCTTTTAAGTCAAAAAGTAGACCAATTACAAAATTTTCAAACATCATCAACAAATGGCAATGCTTCATTTGCGAATTTAAAAGTAGAACATTTTGATTCTGTAAACCGAATCGAAACGAATGGTACAAATGGGCATGTTAATGGAATTAATGGTTTCCCTAAAAAAGAAAAGATTTTTGACATTTCAAAGCCCTTACTTGAACATACTAATGCTGAAAAAAAATACACAATAAAGGCAAATGAACCGCCTGTACAAGGTAGTAAACTAGGGCGGGACGAAAATGGAAATCCTGCATGGTTTATAGAAGATCCTAATCGAATTGGAAATTTTGTAAAGATCAAACTGTAAAATTAAAGAAGTACTCGAGAGACAATTGACATTTTAAATTGTCAATAAAAAACTGTTCCATTACATTTAAAATAGGAGAACAATGAAAAATCAACCTCAAATACAAACAGAAATGGAGACTGAAACTGAAATCCAATTTAGTCCATTTACACCTGAAATCGAACGAGTAATCCATACCACCAATTCGCAGCAGGAGATATGGTCAGATTGTATTTTTGGTGGCAGTGATGCTAACAAAGCTTATAATCTATCGGTATCTATTAAATTTAAAGGAGCATTAGCTATCGATACTTTTGAACAAGCACTAAATACTTTAGTACAGCGTCATGAGGGTTTGCGATCTGTTTTTAGTCCAGATGGTCGCTTTATGTGTATCTACAGTAATTATACAACCGAAATTTCACACCATGATTTTTCAGATCTTCCTATCGATGAAAAACAGCCTGCCATAGATGTTTCAGTTAAAGAAGAAGTCAACAGTCTTTTCGATCTTGTAAATGGCCCTTTGTTTAGAGTTAAGCTCATTAAAATTAATGATTTCGAATATTTATCCGTTTTAACCATTCATCATATTGTTGGAGATGGATTAAGCATTGATATTATTCTGGAAGAACTTGGAACTATTTATTCTGCCTATATCGAAAACAAAGAACCTAAATTACCTGAACCAGAACGTTTTAGTGAATTTGCTGAAAAGATAAACTCTTTTATGGAAAGTCATGAATATAAAACTTTAGAAGACTTTTGGATCAGCATTTATAAAGAATCAGTACCTACTCTTGAATTACCGCTGGATTATACAAGGCCTTCATTGCGAACCTACAACAGTGATCGGATTGATTTTCCATTAGATGATAAAATTATAAATGAATTAAAAAATATCGGTATAAATTCAGGTTGCAGTTTAGTTACTACTTTACTGGCAGCGTTTGAAGTGTTTTTAAGCAAACTTACTGGCCAAAATGATTTAGTCGTTGGATTTCCTTCTTCTGGAAACACCTTGTACGACATGAGACAATTAATTGGTGATTGCGCAAATCTTCTTCCTTTACGAAGTAAAATTAATCCTGATATTAGCTTTGCTGAATACTTAAAACAGAGAAATTCTGAATTATTTGATGCTTACGAACATCAGCAAGTAAGTTTTGGACATCTATTAAAAAGTTTTGCTATTGCAAGAGATGCTTCGAGA
This portion of the Flavobacterium panacagri genome encodes:
- a CDS encoding helix-turn-helix domain-containing protein, which produces MENYHLRIKEYRLQNNHTPEYVAIQMEMSVKTYEKIENGMIDLKLSKLDRLVKILGIKKSQIFELEN
- a CDS encoding helix-turn-helix transcriptional regulator translates to MKYSVYENIRKIRELKNFTREYVAAELKMSTSGYGKIERGDVDLTVSKLIEISKVLEVSIEFIFKFDVSIFFSETR
- a CDS encoding T9SS type A sorting domain-containing protein, with product METIIASGNSATGSSGTVTYSIGQVFYTYIGVESVYNVAQGIQHQEKGTSLDTPDIEKPTAEIFAFPNPTIDFVNITMNGLELEGQKYYRLYDIQGRLLKQNVINETEAQVSFSYLSPSVYLLVVYNDSQILKTFKIIKN
- a CDS encoding polyketide synthase; its protein translation is MKRPNKNSLENEVNWKKMNYPQNALHELIIEQAMITPNAIALEFENQKFTYKDLSQTVNQMANYFLGQGLCPGQIVAVSMERNPNLIASLLAILQCGAAYLPLDPKFPTERLEFMLKDSEASFLLTTKLLSESLPAGFKNIVIEDVLSSLDQYPDTPLSIKVDNKSVAYMMYTSGSTGKPKGVTVTHKNLVNFLYSMAIEPGINANDKLLSITTISFDIAGLELFLPLITGASVVFADYETTRDGQLLLNLLQKKQITIVQATPTTWQMLLDSGWENPLALKALCGGEAMPLNLARQLISRCESLWNMYGPTETTIWSAVKNIKADDELITIGLPIANTQIYLLDEKGQITESGEIGEIVIGGDGVAEGYWKRPELTVEKFIPDSFSEIPNSILYRTGDLGKLLPNGDFQCLGRIDHQVKIRGHRIELGEIETALNTLSGIKQSAVIVSKYLGNEDKLVAYLKSSDQLQDDKQIHEALSKTLPEILLPSKYIWVDEFPITPNGKIDKKNLPVPENSRPDSAPLFKKPTTQLEKDIVKIWSEELKISSIGIDDNFFDLGGSSILAQKVTTLMRQQLSKELPVSKIYIHPTIRELALTLEKNDSENNTKEDAFKFKNNNEKANSSDIAIIGMAGRFPGSDTIDELWENLRDGKETISLFSKEELDSSLPESLRNDPLYIGARGILSSAKTFDAAFFGLNPQLAAAMDPQIRIFLEISYEALEQAGHLPKFYKGSIGVYSGCEINSYYENNIFNNTELKSSIGDLQIYTVNGKDFIAPRTSYHLNLKGPSVSVHSACSTSLLAVAEAVKAIRTGMCDIALAGGSSVTAPINSGHLYDDGFIKSPDGSTRSFDAEGKGTVFSDGAGVVLLKRLEEAEKDGDIVYGVIKGVGVNNDGGDKGSFMAPSPKGQAGAIINAFNDAQISPSTISYMEAHGTATPIGDPIEIEGLKIAYGKQEKNNYCALGTIKSNMGHTTAAAGVAGLMKILLAMRYKKIPPMVNFTKPNPNIDFENSPFYINNKLIDWNADGIRRAGVSSFGIGSTNVHAIVEEYIAKPLPSSTGRPLEILMWSAKNQNSLLGYENALGHFIDKSRSTPLADIAYSLNMTRDDFNHRSFLISNSTDDAAEKLLCLKSKNTKSSVLKNAPSEIGFLFPGQGSQYVQMGKTLYNNEKVYREAVDKCAELLMDELKLDIRDVIYPKDNCPEAEEQLKNTRLTQPSLFVTEYALSQLWMSWGIKPTFLCGHSIGEFAAAHLAGIFSLKDALHIVTMRGKLISELPGGSMLIVRVPVDQLNELIPETLSIAAINSTQFCVVSGRKEDITAFNQELDVKEIPNKLLNTSHAFHSFMMEPILDDFKKELEKIKLNIPRLPIISTASGTWLTDNEATNPDYWVNHLKNTVRFADAMNTAFELDDFILLEVGPGQTLTTLARQQAAGKIIPAFPSLNFPKDENDNEYSTLLNALGDLWARGLNPDWKAFYSEQQRQKIELPSYVFDRKHCWIEPLDVIQTIAVQKQAFTETSTIEVQTNANETKTSDSRKDTVLLKIADIIKNASGIIYETDAIDNTFLELGLDSLSLTQLSGKLKKEFDLPITFRQLNEAYSTPSLLADYIELNLPEEQLVEEVIESKTVAVQTNASITSKGTIQLSANQNQASLEQIVHQIHLLSQKVDQLQNFQTSSTNGNASFANLKVEHFDSVNRIETNGTNGHVNGINGFPKKEKIFDISKPLLEHTNAEKKYTIKANEPPVQGSKLGRDENGNPAWFIEDPNRIGNFVKIKL